The following proteins come from a genomic window of Nocardioides albertanoniae:
- a CDS encoding TetR/AcrR family transcriptional regulator yields MSEARDRLLSTASRLFYLEGLHAVGVDRVIAEAQVTRATLYRHFRSKDDLVVAYLTQADEAIRARVDAARAEKADPDDLIRAVGRSIAADIESEGFRGCAFLNAAAEYPDPAHVVHRAVLVHREWFLAAITDLFAETGKPDAEAAGRHFVMLRDGAMAAGCLTDPAPVCQTFLRGLEGLLTYRSSLAG; encoded by the coding sequence ATGTCGGAAGCGCGCGATCGGCTGCTCAGCACGGCGAGCAGGCTGTTCTATCTCGAGGGTCTGCACGCGGTCGGGGTCGACCGCGTGATCGCCGAGGCGCAGGTCACCCGGGCGACGCTCTACCGGCACTTCCGCAGCAAGGACGACCTCGTCGTCGCCTACCTGACCCAAGCCGACGAGGCGATCCGCGCGCGCGTCGATGCGGCGCGGGCGGAGAAGGCGGACCCCGACGACCTCATCCGGGCGGTCGGCCGCTCGATCGCCGCAGACATCGAGAGCGAGGGATTCCGTGGCTGCGCGTTCCTCAACGCGGCCGCCGAATATCCGGATCCTGCCCACGTTGTGCACCGGGCGGTGCTCGTGCACCGTGAATGGTTCCTGGCCGCGATCACCGACCTCTTCGCCGAGACCGGCAAGCCCGACGCCGAGGCCGCCGGCCGTCACTTCGTCATGCTGCGCGACGGTGCGATGGCGGCCGGCTGCCTGACCGACCCGGCACCGGTCTGCCAGACCTTCCTGCGCGGCCTGGAGGGTCTGCTCACCTACCGCAGCAGCCTCGCCGGCTGA
- a CDS encoding dihydrolipoyl dehydrogenase family protein — protein sequence MTSNSPEVTVDVVVIGAGPTGENVADRAVQGGLSAAIVESELVGGECSYWACMPSKALLRDAAALRAARALPAAGKAVTGDLDATAVLARRDQFTSGWDDGGQVDWLTGAGITLVRGQGRIADTRTVTVTDADGTTTTLHARHAVVVATGSAALIPPITGLADVDPWTNREATGATSIPDRLAIIGGGVVGAEMATAFSALGSQVSLVSRTRVLPGVEEFAGKHVAEALEANGVTIHTGVDAVEARRDDSGDVRLTLSDDTTVTADEVLVAAGRTPNTKDLGLENVGLTPGSWLEVDDSLAVVSDGTPVGDSWLYAAGDVNHRALLTHHGKYQARALGDLIVARARGEEPDLSTWGRHAATADERAVTQVIFTDPEVIAVGHSAESAKAAGIEVGVVDHDLGAVAGSSLHADGYRGQARMVIDEQRNVLVGFTAVGPDTAELLQAATIAVVGEVPLDRLWHAVPAYPTISEIWLRLLETAGRDR from the coding sequence ATGACGTCCAACAGCCCCGAGGTCACCGTCGATGTCGTCGTCATCGGTGCCGGCCCGACCGGAGAGAACGTCGCCGATCGCGCGGTGCAGGGCGGCCTGAGCGCAGCGATCGTGGAGAGCGAGCTCGTCGGCGGCGAGTGCTCCTACTGGGCGTGCATGCCGTCGAAGGCTCTCCTCCGCGACGCCGCCGCACTGCGTGCGGCCCGCGCGCTCCCCGCCGCCGGCAAGGCGGTCACCGGCGATCTCGACGCGACCGCCGTGCTGGCCAGGCGCGACCAGTTCACGTCCGGATGGGACGACGGCGGCCAGGTCGACTGGCTGACCGGCGCCGGGATCACCCTGGTCCGCGGGCAGGGCCGCATCGCCGACACCCGCACCGTCACGGTGACCGACGCCGACGGCACCACGACCACCCTGCACGCCCGCCATGCCGTCGTGGTCGCCACCGGCAGCGCCGCGCTGATCCCGCCCATCACCGGCCTCGCCGACGTCGACCCCTGGACCAACCGCGAGGCCACCGGCGCCACGTCGATCCCCGACCGCCTGGCCATCATCGGCGGCGGGGTCGTCGGGGCCGAGATGGCCACCGCGTTCAGCGCCCTCGGGTCGCAGGTGAGCCTCGTCTCGCGCACCCGGGTCCTCCCGGGGGTCGAGGAGTTCGCCGGCAAGCACGTGGCCGAGGCGCTCGAAGCCAACGGCGTCACGATCCACACCGGTGTCGACGCGGTCGAGGCCCGGCGCGACGACTCCGGCGACGTACGCCTCACCCTCTCCGACGACACGACGGTGACCGCCGACGAGGTGCTGGTCGCCGCCGGCCGCACGCCCAACACCAAAGACCTGGGCCTGGAGAACGTCGGCCTGACCCCCGGTAGCTGGCTGGAGGTCGACGATTCGCTCGCCGTGGTCTCCGACGGCACACCGGTCGGAGACAGCTGGCTCTACGCAGCAGGCGACGTCAACCATCGAGCGCTGTTGACCCACCACGGCAAGTACCAGGCCCGTGCCCTGGGCGACCTGATCGTCGCCCGAGCACGCGGCGAGGAGCCCGACCTGAGCACCTGGGGCCGCCATGCCGCGACCGCCGACGAACGCGCCGTCACCCAGGTGATCTTCACCGACCCCGAGGTCATCGCCGTGGGCCACTCCGCCGAGTCGGCGAAGGCTGCCGGCATCGAGGTCGGCGTCGTCGACCACGATCTGGGTGCCGTCGCCGGCTCCTCGCTGCACGCCGACGGCTACCGGGGACAGGCACGGATGGTCATCGACGAGCAGCGCAACGTGCTGGTCGGCTTCACGGCCGTCGGACCCGACACCGCCGAGCTCCTCCAGGCGGCGACGATCGC